The following proteins come from a genomic window of Phnomibacter ginsenosidimutans:
- a CDS encoding sensor histidine kinase, translating to MGSHWLATERRALQAEAAQKEAALSILKGQVHPHFLFNTLNNLYAMAMAGHPGTAKGLLQLSEMMRYITDEVSTEKVLVVKELQCLHNYIQLQQLRLGKQYNLSFECQHSAPLAQIAPLILLPLVENVFKHGISKQQSGKLSIILICKSEGLLQLTTSNPKQTQTSMEQRSGVGLANTLQRLQLLYPHRHQLEIRETSDRYEVFLKIQLT from the coding sequence ATGGGCAGCCATTGGTTGGCTACAGAACGAAGGGCCCTGCAGGCAGAAGCTGCTCAAAAAGAAGCAGCGCTGTCCATTTTGAAAGGGCAGGTTCATCCGCATTTTCTTTTTAATACCCTCAATAATTTATATGCAATGGCGATGGCAGGGCATCCGGGTACAGCCAAAGGCTTGCTGCAACTAAGCGAAATGATGCGATACATAACCGATGAGGTAAGCACAGAAAAAGTGCTTGTAGTAAAAGAACTACAATGTTTGCATAACTACATACAGTTACAACAGTTACGGCTGGGAAAGCAATATAATCTCAGCTTTGAATGTCAACATTCGGCTCCACTGGCACAAATAGCCCCGTTGATTTTGTTACCGTTAGTCGAGAATGTTTTTAAACATGGAATTTCTAAGCAACAATCTGGTAAATTATCAATAATTTTAATTTGTAAATCAGAAGGATTACTGCAACTAACCACGTCTAATCCTAAACAAACCCAAACCAGCATGGAACAGCGCAGTGGTGTAGGCTTAGCCAATACGCTGCAGCGGTTACAGCTTTTATATCCACACCGTCATCAATTGGAGATACGGGAAACCAGCGATAGGTATGAAGTATTTCTCAAAATTCAGTTGACGTAA